In the genome of Hydractinia symbiolongicarpus strain clone_291-10 chromosome 5, HSymV2.1, whole genome shotgun sequence, one region contains:
- the LOC130645270 gene encoding coiled-coil domain-containing protein 28B-like has protein sequence MADKKEDDIGQGATEETEAEKRAPNSQAHSFLMDQDYMEEVEDNLLKLLDDFKKGKLNAFDENCSLDKMDQIKTQQEDLAQLHFDLENEDETKEALSEDERAKLSQEKMDKLMKNMETLCSSVQSMRRHSDTD, from the exons ATGGCAGATAAGAAAGAAGACGATATTGGTCAAGGTGCAACAGAGGAAACAGAAGCTGAGAAGAGAGCACCAAACAGTCAAGCACATAGCTTTCTGATGGATCAAGATTATATGGAAGAAGTGGAAGATAATCTTTTAAAACTGCTAGACGACTTTAAGAAAGGAAAGCTTAATGCTTtcg aTGAAAATTGCAGTTTGGATAAAATGGATCAAATAAAAACTCAACAAGAAGATCTAGCACAACTTCACTTCGACTTAGAAAATGAAGATGAAACAAA AGAAGCTTTATCAGAGGACGAGCGTGCAAAATTAAGTCAAGAGAAGATGGATAAGCTAATGAAAAAT atggAAACACTTTGTTCTTCTGT TCAAAGTATGCGTCGACATTCTGACACAGATTAA